The following are from one region of the Carassius auratus strain Wakin chromosome 13, ASM336829v1, whole genome shotgun sequence genome:
- the LOC113112944 gene encoding uncharacterized protein LOC113112944 isoform X3 produces the protein MHSCWKMKIQNEKPLGHSASRSSNISKAGSPTSVNAPCSFSRTSVTPSNQDICSSNDLAQDQKPLQATVVLLNSNGKSSASQGVTMTTLCLDSPTKPKNRTLFGKEWLSLLKPSVNLKPDGGSLKFSKSLNDVGQKMDGLCNGLHFIDHTCSDGELGAEKEELLQGDHIKALNSQAYSPPPFAFQPPSFLNNYKYISNPGPEHCLAPPAPPHSDLQRSSNFLHLIFPFTRSSTAGSLQASQMGSYAPRLHIPKSSSTMLEVSESCCMEEMGDDEVFEEVSSHWKLKMEDLRAPLCSLEEDGDLDRCCSPLSEKNVPLSPFSLSGDCCRICHCEGDDESLLITPCHCTGSLRFVHQSCLQQWIKSSDTRCCELCKYDFIMETKLKPLRKWEKLQMTASERRKILCSVTFHVIAITCVVWSLYVLIDRTAEEIKQAGRIPGILEWPFWTKLVVVAIGFTGGLVFMYVQCKVYMQLWRRLKAYNRVIYVQNRPETCKKNVFEKPSLLEPNLENKEALGPAQSDTNSSQYTETEDYGMEILHV, from the exons ATGcattcctgttggaaaatgaagaTTCAG AATGAGAAACCGCTTGGTCATTCTGCAAGCAGGTCCAGCAACATTTCAAAG GCTGGAAGTCCGACCTCTGTGAATGCACCCTGCAGTTTCTCCAGGACTTCAGTGACGCCCTCGAACCAAGATATATGCAG TTCTAATGACCTCGCTCAGGACCAGAAGCCTTTACAGGCCACTGTAGTGCTGTTGAACTCTAATGGTAAAAGCTCAGCATCTCAGGGTGTCACCATGACCACGCTCTGCTTGGACTCCCCCACCAAACCCAAGAATAGGACCTTGTTTGGAAAAGAATGGCTCTCCCTACTCAAACCATCAGTCAACTTGAAACCAGATGGAGGCAGTCTCAAATTCTCAAAGTCACTGAATGACGTGGGACAAAAGATGGACGGCCTATGCAACGGTCTTCACTTTATAGACCACACATGTTCGGATGGGGAGCTGGGAGCAGAGAAGGAAGAACTCCTGCAAGGTGACCACATCAAAGCCCTCAATAGTCAAGCTTACTCTCCGCCTCCATTTGCTTTCCAGCCTCCATCCTTCCTCAACaactataaatacatctctaaCCCAGGGCCTGAGCACTGCCTGGCTCCCCCTGCTCCCCCCCATTCAGACCTTCAAAGAAGCTCCAACTTCCTGCACCTCATCTTCCCGTTCACCCGTTCGTCCACCGCAGGAAGTCTGCAGGCATCTCAAATGGGAAGCTACGCTCCAAGGCTCCACATCCCCAAGTCATCCAGCACTATGCTGGAAGTCAGCGAGTCTTGCTGTATGGAGGAGATGGGAGATGACGAGGTGTTCGAGGAGGTCTCATCCCACTGGAAGCTGAAGATGGAGGACTTGCGTGCTCCTCTTTGCTCCCTTGAGGAAGACGGTGACCTGGATCGATGCTGCTCTCCGCTGTCAGAGAAAAACGTGCCACTGTCACCCTTCTCCCTGTCGGGGGACTGCTGCAG GATTTGCCACTGTGAGGGGGATGATGAGAGTCTGCTGATAACGCCCTGTCACTGCACTGGGAGTTTGCGGTTTGTCCATCAGTCCTGTCTGCAGCAGTGGATCAAGAGCTCAGACACACGCTGCTGCGAGCTCTGCAAGTACGACTTCATCATGGAGACCAAGCTCAAGCCACTCCGCAAG TGGGAGAAGCTTCAGATGACCGCCAGCGAGAGGAGGAAGATCCTGTGCTCGGTCACTTTTCACGTTATCGCCATCACATGTGTCGTCTGGTCGCTCTACGTCCTCATTGACCGCACAGCAGAGGAGATCAAACAAG CGGGGAGAATACCAG GGATACTGGAATGGCCTTTTTGGACCAAACTGGTGGTGGTGGCCATAGGCTTCACTGGCGGACTGGTGTTCATGTACGTGCAATGCAAGGTCTACATGCAGTTGTGGAGGAGACTAAAGGCCTACAACCGAGTAATATATGTGCAGAACCGCCCAGAGACCTGTAAAAAGAACGTTTTTGAAAAGCCCTCACTTCTGGAGCCAAACTTGGAGAATAAAGAGGCGCTCGGGCCGGCGCAGTCGGACACAAACTCTTCCCAGTACACAGAGACAGAGGACTATGGTATGGAGATCCTGCACGTGTAA
- the LOC113112944 gene encoding uncharacterized protein LOC113112944 isoform X5, with protein sequence MNMPLHQISVIPRDVTSSWVSSSGKAKEKDKQNEKPLGHSASRSSNISKAGSPTSVNAPCSFSRTSVTPSNQDICSSNDLAQDQKPLQATVVLLNSNGKSSASQGVTMTTLCLDSPTKPKNRTLFGKEWLSLLKPSVNLKPDGGSLKFSKSLNDVGQKMDGLCNGLHFIDHTCSDGELGAEKEELLQGDHIKALNSQAYSPPPFAFQPPSFLNNYKYISNPGPEHCLAPPAPPHSDLQRSSNFLHLIFPFTRSSTAGSLQASQMGSYAPRLHIPKSSSTMLEVSESCCMEEMGDDEVFEEVSSHWKLKMEDLRAPLCSLEEDGDLDRCCSPLSEKNVPLSPFSLSGDCCRICHCEGDDESLLITPCHCTGSLRFVHQSCLQQWIKSSDTRCCELCKYDFIMETKLKPLRKWEKLQMTASERRKILCSVTFHVIAITCVVWSLYVLIDRTAEEIKQAGRIPGGLKLHPGLAYGASENRILEWPFWTKLVVVAIGFTGGLVFMYVQCKVYMQLWRRLKAYNRVIYVQNRPETCKKNVFEKPSLLEPNLENKEALGPAQSDTNSSQYTETEDYGMEILHV encoded by the exons AATGAGAAACCGCTTGGTCATTCTGCAAGCAGGTCCAGCAACATTTCAAAG GCTGGAAGTCCGACCTCTGTGAATGCACCCTGCAGTTTCTCCAGGACTTCAGTGACGCCCTCGAACCAAGATATATGCAG TTCTAATGACCTCGCTCAGGACCAGAAGCCTTTACAGGCCACTGTAGTGCTGTTGAACTCTAATGGTAAAAGCTCAGCATCTCAGGGTGTCACCATGACCACGCTCTGCTTGGACTCCCCCACCAAACCCAAGAATAGGACCTTGTTTGGAAAAGAATGGCTCTCCCTACTCAAACCATCAGTCAACTTGAAACCAGATGGAGGCAGTCTCAAATTCTCAAAGTCACTGAATGACGTGGGACAAAAGATGGACGGCCTATGCAACGGTCTTCACTTTATAGACCACACATGTTCGGATGGGGAGCTGGGAGCAGAGAAGGAAGAACTCCTGCAAGGTGACCACATCAAAGCCCTCAATAGTCAAGCTTACTCTCCGCCTCCATTTGCTTTCCAGCCTCCATCCTTCCTCAACaactataaatacatctctaaCCCAGGGCCTGAGCACTGCCTGGCTCCCCCTGCTCCCCCCCATTCAGACCTTCAAAGAAGCTCCAACTTCCTGCACCTCATCTTCCCGTTCACCCGTTCGTCCACCGCAGGAAGTCTGCAGGCATCTCAAATGGGAAGCTACGCTCCAAGGCTCCACATCCCCAAGTCATCCAGCACTATGCTGGAAGTCAGCGAGTCTTGCTGTATGGAGGAGATGGGAGATGACGAGGTGTTCGAGGAGGTCTCATCCCACTGGAAGCTGAAGATGGAGGACTTGCGTGCTCCTCTTTGCTCCCTTGAGGAAGACGGTGACCTGGATCGATGCTGCTCTCCGCTGTCAGAGAAAAACGTGCCACTGTCACCCTTCTCCCTGTCGGGGGACTGCTGCAG GATTTGCCACTGTGAGGGGGATGATGAGAGTCTGCTGATAACGCCCTGTCACTGCACTGGGAGTTTGCGGTTTGTCCATCAGTCCTGTCTGCAGCAGTGGATCAAGAGCTCAGACACACGCTGCTGCGAGCTCTGCAAGTACGACTTCATCATGGAGACCAAGCTCAAGCCACTCCGCAAG TGGGAGAAGCTTCAGATGACCGCCAGCGAGAGGAGGAAGATCCTGTGCTCGGTCACTTTTCACGTTATCGCCATCACATGTGTCGTCTGGTCGCTCTACGTCCTCATTGACCGCACAGCAGAGGAGATCAAACAAG CGGGGAGAATACCAG GTGGACTAAAGCTGCACCCCGGCCTGGCTTACGGAGCCTCCGAAAACA GGATACTGGAATGGCCTTTTTGGACCAAACTGGTGGTGGTGGCCATAGGCTTCACTGGCGGACTGGTGTTCATGTACGTGCAATGCAAGGTCTACATGCAGTTGTGGAGGAGACTAAAGGCCTACAACCGAGTAATATATGTGCAGAACCGCCCAGAGACCTGTAAAAAGAACGTTTTTGAAAAGCCCTCACTTCTGGAGCCAAACTTGGAGAATAAAGAGGCGCTCGGGCCGGCGCAGTCGGACACAAACTCTTCCCAGTACACAGAGACAGAGGACTATGGTATGGAGATCCTGCACGTGTAA
- the LOC113112944 gene encoding E3 ubiquitin-protein ligase MARCH8-like isoform X2 — protein sequence MNMPLHQISVIPRDVTSSWVSSSGKAKEKDKQNEKPLGHSASRSSNISKAGSPTSVNAPCSFSRTSVTPSNQDICSSNDLAQDQKPLQATVVLLNSNGKSSASQGVTMTTLCLDSPTKPKNRTLFGKEWLSLLKPSVNLKPDGGSLKFSKSLNDVGQKMDGLCNGLHFIDHTCSDGELGAEKEELLQGDHIKALNSQAYSPPPFAFQPPSFLNNYKYISNPGPEHCLAPPAPPHSDLQRSSNFLHLIFPFTRSSTAGSLQASQMGSYAPRLHIPKSSSTMLEVSESCCMEEMGDDEVFEEVSSHWKLKMEDLRAPLCSLEEDGDLDRCCSPLSEKNVPLSPFSLSGDCCRICHCEGDDESLLITPCHCTGSLRFVHQSCLQQWIKSSDTRCCELCKYDFIMETKLKPLRKWEKLQMTASERRKILCSVTFHVIAITCVVWSLYVLIDRTAEEIKQGILEWPFWTKLVVVAIGFTGGLVFMYVQCKVYMQLWRRLKAYNRVIYVQNRPETCKKNVFEKPSLLEPNLENKEALGPAQSDTNSSQYTETEDYGMEILHV from the exons AATGAGAAACCGCTTGGTCATTCTGCAAGCAGGTCCAGCAACATTTCAAAG GCTGGAAGTCCGACCTCTGTGAATGCACCCTGCAGTTTCTCCAGGACTTCAGTGACGCCCTCGAACCAAGATATATGCAG TTCTAATGACCTCGCTCAGGACCAGAAGCCTTTACAGGCCACTGTAGTGCTGTTGAACTCTAATGGTAAAAGCTCAGCATCTCAGGGTGTCACCATGACCACGCTCTGCTTGGACTCCCCCACCAAACCCAAGAATAGGACCTTGTTTGGAAAAGAATGGCTCTCCCTACTCAAACCATCAGTCAACTTGAAACCAGATGGAGGCAGTCTCAAATTCTCAAAGTCACTGAATGACGTGGGACAAAAGATGGACGGCCTATGCAACGGTCTTCACTTTATAGACCACACATGTTCGGATGGGGAGCTGGGAGCAGAGAAGGAAGAACTCCTGCAAGGTGACCACATCAAAGCCCTCAATAGTCAAGCTTACTCTCCGCCTCCATTTGCTTTCCAGCCTCCATCCTTCCTCAACaactataaatacatctctaaCCCAGGGCCTGAGCACTGCCTGGCTCCCCCTGCTCCCCCCCATTCAGACCTTCAAAGAAGCTCCAACTTCCTGCACCTCATCTTCCCGTTCACCCGTTCGTCCACCGCAGGAAGTCTGCAGGCATCTCAAATGGGAAGCTACGCTCCAAGGCTCCACATCCCCAAGTCATCCAGCACTATGCTGGAAGTCAGCGAGTCTTGCTGTATGGAGGAGATGGGAGATGACGAGGTGTTCGAGGAGGTCTCATCCCACTGGAAGCTGAAGATGGAGGACTTGCGTGCTCCTCTTTGCTCCCTTGAGGAAGACGGTGACCTGGATCGATGCTGCTCTCCGCTGTCAGAGAAAAACGTGCCACTGTCACCCTTCTCCCTGTCGGGGGACTGCTGCAG GATTTGCCACTGTGAGGGGGATGATGAGAGTCTGCTGATAACGCCCTGTCACTGCACTGGGAGTTTGCGGTTTGTCCATCAGTCCTGTCTGCAGCAGTGGATCAAGAGCTCAGACACACGCTGCTGCGAGCTCTGCAAGTACGACTTCATCATGGAGACCAAGCTCAAGCCACTCCGCAAG TGGGAGAAGCTTCAGATGACCGCCAGCGAGAGGAGGAAGATCCTGTGCTCGGTCACTTTTCACGTTATCGCCATCACATGTGTCGTCTGGTCGCTCTACGTCCTCATTGACCGCACAGCAGAGGAGATCAAACAAG GGATACTGGAATGGCCTTTTTGGACCAAACTGGTGGTGGTGGCCATAGGCTTCACTGGCGGACTGGTGTTCATGTACGTGCAATGCAAGGTCTACATGCAGTTGTGGAGGAGACTAAAGGCCTACAACCGAGTAATATATGTGCAGAACCGCCCAGAGACCTGTAAAAAGAACGTTTTTGAAAAGCCCTCACTTCTGGAGCCAAACTTGGAGAATAAAGAGGCGCTCGGGCCGGCGCAGTCGGACACAAACTCTTCCCAGTACACAGAGACAGAGGACTATGGTATGGAGATCCTGCACGTGTAA
- the LOC113112944 gene encoding E3 ubiquitin-protein ligase MARCH8-like isoform X1, protein MNMPLHQISVIPRDVTSSWVSSSGKAKEKDKQNEKPLGHSASRSSNISKAGSPTSVNAPCSFSRTSVTPSNQDICSSNDLAQDQKPLQATVVLLNSNGKSSASQGVTMTTLCLDSPTKPKNRTLFGKEWLSLLKPSVNLKPDGGSLKFSKSLNDVGQKMDGLCNGLHFIDHTCSDGELGAEKEELLQGDHIKALNSQAYSPPPFAFQPPSFLNNYKYISNPGPEHCLAPPAPPHSDLQRSSNFLHLIFPFTRSSTAGSLQASQMGSYAPRLHIPKSSSTMLEVSESCCMEEMGDDEVFEEVSSHWKLKMEDLRAPLCSLEEDGDLDRCCSPLSEKNVPLSPFSLSGDCCRICHCEGDDESLLITPCHCTGSLRFVHQSCLQQWIKSSDTRCCELCKYDFIMETKLKPLRKWEKLQMTASERRKILCSVTFHVIAITCVVWSLYVLIDRTAEEIKQAGRIPGILEWPFWTKLVVVAIGFTGGLVFMYVQCKVYMQLWRRLKAYNRVIYVQNRPETCKKNVFEKPSLLEPNLENKEALGPAQSDTNSSQYTETEDYGMEILHV, encoded by the exons AATGAGAAACCGCTTGGTCATTCTGCAAGCAGGTCCAGCAACATTTCAAAG GCTGGAAGTCCGACCTCTGTGAATGCACCCTGCAGTTTCTCCAGGACTTCAGTGACGCCCTCGAACCAAGATATATGCAG TTCTAATGACCTCGCTCAGGACCAGAAGCCTTTACAGGCCACTGTAGTGCTGTTGAACTCTAATGGTAAAAGCTCAGCATCTCAGGGTGTCACCATGACCACGCTCTGCTTGGACTCCCCCACCAAACCCAAGAATAGGACCTTGTTTGGAAAAGAATGGCTCTCCCTACTCAAACCATCAGTCAACTTGAAACCAGATGGAGGCAGTCTCAAATTCTCAAAGTCACTGAATGACGTGGGACAAAAGATGGACGGCCTATGCAACGGTCTTCACTTTATAGACCACACATGTTCGGATGGGGAGCTGGGAGCAGAGAAGGAAGAACTCCTGCAAGGTGACCACATCAAAGCCCTCAATAGTCAAGCTTACTCTCCGCCTCCATTTGCTTTCCAGCCTCCATCCTTCCTCAACaactataaatacatctctaaCCCAGGGCCTGAGCACTGCCTGGCTCCCCCTGCTCCCCCCCATTCAGACCTTCAAAGAAGCTCCAACTTCCTGCACCTCATCTTCCCGTTCACCCGTTCGTCCACCGCAGGAAGTCTGCAGGCATCTCAAATGGGAAGCTACGCTCCAAGGCTCCACATCCCCAAGTCATCCAGCACTATGCTGGAAGTCAGCGAGTCTTGCTGTATGGAGGAGATGGGAGATGACGAGGTGTTCGAGGAGGTCTCATCCCACTGGAAGCTGAAGATGGAGGACTTGCGTGCTCCTCTTTGCTCCCTTGAGGAAGACGGTGACCTGGATCGATGCTGCTCTCCGCTGTCAGAGAAAAACGTGCCACTGTCACCCTTCTCCCTGTCGGGGGACTGCTGCAG GATTTGCCACTGTGAGGGGGATGATGAGAGTCTGCTGATAACGCCCTGTCACTGCACTGGGAGTTTGCGGTTTGTCCATCAGTCCTGTCTGCAGCAGTGGATCAAGAGCTCAGACACACGCTGCTGCGAGCTCTGCAAGTACGACTTCATCATGGAGACCAAGCTCAAGCCACTCCGCAAG TGGGAGAAGCTTCAGATGACCGCCAGCGAGAGGAGGAAGATCCTGTGCTCGGTCACTTTTCACGTTATCGCCATCACATGTGTCGTCTGGTCGCTCTACGTCCTCATTGACCGCACAGCAGAGGAGATCAAACAAG CGGGGAGAATACCAG GGATACTGGAATGGCCTTTTTGGACCAAACTGGTGGTGGTGGCCATAGGCTTCACTGGCGGACTGGTGTTCATGTACGTGCAATGCAAGGTCTACATGCAGTTGTGGAGGAGACTAAAGGCCTACAACCGAGTAATATATGTGCAGAACCGCCCAGAGACCTGTAAAAAGAACGTTTTTGAAAAGCCCTCACTTCTGGAGCCAAACTTGGAGAATAAAGAGGCGCTCGGGCCGGCGCAGTCGGACACAAACTCTTCCCAGTACACAGAGACAGAGGACTATGGTATGGAGATCCTGCACGTGTAA